The genomic window AGGACAACGAGCTGGCGTGGATCGCCTGGCCGGACAAGCCGGGAACGGACGAGGACGCCGACGAGGCGCACCGGATGCACGAGTTCGTGCGGACGATGGTGTGGCTGCGGCGCGACCACGCGGTCTTCCGGCGGCGCCGGTTCTTCCACGGGCGGCCCGTGCAGGGCACCCACGACGAGCTGTCCGACATCGCGTGGTTCACCGCGCAGGGCGGTGAGATGACGCAGCGCGAGTGGCAGGCCGCGCACGCCCGCTCGCTGGTCGTCTTCCTCAACGGCAACGCGATCTCCGAGCCGGGGCCGCGCGGCGAGCCGGTCACCGACGACTCCTTCCTGCTGATGTTCAACGCCGCGCCCCGGGCCCAGGAATTCCTGGTCCCGGTCAACCACGGCAAGGAGTGGCAGCTGATCGTCGACACGGAGCGCCCGGAGGGCGTGCCGCCGGGCACCGGCGAGCGGGTCGCGGCCGGGGACCGCATCCTGCTGGCCGACCGCAGCATGGTCGTCCTGCAGCGCCCGGCCGACTGACCCCGCGCGCCCTCAGCCGTTCGTCCAGGGCTTTTCACCCGCACGGGTGAGGCCAGGGGACAGATTCGAGGAGCAGGACGGGCGGAACGCGGGTAGAGAGGGTGACATGAGCGATACGCCGGCGCCGAGCGCCACCTACCGAATACAGGTGCAGCCCGGCTTCACGTTCGCCCAGGCCGCAGCGGTGGCCCCGTACATCGCGCGGCTCGGCGCCAGCCATCTGCACCTGTCGCCGGTGCTGGAGGCGGTGCCGGGCTCCGGGCACGGCTACGACGTGGTGGACCACACGAGGATCCGCGCGGAGCTGGGCGGCGAGCAGGGCCTGCGTGACCTGTCCCGCACCGCCCGCGAGCACGGCCTCGGGCTCATTTTGGACATCGTGCCGAACCACATGGCCGTCCCGGCCCCTGAACACCTGAACGGCCCATTGTGGGCGGTCCTGCGCGACGGCCCGGACTCCGCCCACGCGGACTGGTTCGACATCGACTGGGCCGCCTTGGGCGGCAAGGTGCTGCTGCCGGTCCTGGGTGAGCCGCTGCCCGACGCGATGGGCGAGCTCTCGGTCGTACGGGACAAGGCCGCGGGCGGCAGGGTGCTCGGCTACTACGACCACCGTTTCCCGCTGCGCCCGGGCACCGAGGACCTGCCGCTGCCCGAGCTGCTGGAAGCGCAGTTCTACCGCCTGGCGTACTGGCGCGCGGCACGCACCGACCTGAACTACCGCCGCTTCTTCACCATCTCCGACCTGATCGCGATCCGCGTCGAGCGCCCCGAGGTCTTCGCCGCCACCCACGCCACCGTGCTGCGGCTGCTGGAGGAGGGCGTGGCCGACGGACTGCGGGTGGATCACCCGGACGGCCTCGCGGACCCCGCGGGCTACCTGCGGCAGCTGGCCAGGGCCAGCGGGGGGCGCTGGACGGTGGTGGAGAAGATCCTGCAGCCCGACGAGCCGCTGCCCGCGGACTGGGAGTGCGCGGGCACCACCGGCTACGACGCGCTGGACCGGATCGACGGGCTGTTCACCGACCCGGCGGGCGCCGCCGCCCTCGACGCCTTCCACCGCGACTACACCGGCGCCGACGACGACCGCGGCGGCCGTTGGACACCGACCGTGCGCAGGGCCGCCTACCGGGTGGTCACCCGCGACCTGGCCGCCGAGGTCGCCCGGCTGCGCCGCGCGGCGCAGCGTGCCCTGGCCGGTGTGCCCGGCGCCGAGCCGTACGCCCCCGAGGTGCTCGACGACGCGATCCGCGAGCTCCTGGTGCGGGTGCCGGTCTACCGCCCGTACGTCCCGGCGGGCGGCCCGGCCGGCCCGGTGGACGAGGCGATGCTGGAGCGGGCGGCGCGGGAGGCCAGCGCGGTGCTCCCGCCGGAGCTGGGCGGCGCCGTGGACGTCGTGCGGGACCTGGCGCTGGCCCGTCCCGCCGCGGGTACCGGCACGGACGCCGGCGACTTCACGGTGCGCTTCGCGCAGGTCGCCTCCGCGCTGCACGCGAAGTCCGTCGAGGACACCGCCTTCTACCGCTACACCCCGCTGCTCCCGCTGTGCGAGGTCGGCCGCGACCCGGGCCGGCCGGCCACGGCGCCGGCGGACTTCCACGCCTTCTGTGCCCGGCTCCAGCGCGACTGGCCCGCCACCGGCACCGTGCTCTCCACCCACGACACCAAGCGCAGCGCCGACCTGCGGCTGCGCCTCGCGGTGCTGACGGAGCTGCCGGAGGTGTGGCAGGAGTGGATGGAGCAGCGCGAGGCACGCGAGGCCGAGCTCGACTGCCCGCCCGCACCGGACCGACAGCTGCGCTAC from Streptomyces sp. NBC_01198 includes these protein-coding regions:
- the treY gene encoding malto-oligosyltrehalose synthase; the protein is MSDTPAPSATYRIQVQPGFTFAQAAAVAPYIARLGASHLHLSPVLEAVPGSGHGYDVVDHTRIRAELGGEQGLRDLSRTAREHGLGLILDIVPNHMAVPAPEHLNGPLWAVLRDGPDSAHADWFDIDWAALGGKVLLPVLGEPLPDAMGELSVVRDKAAGGRVLGYYDHRFPLRPGTEDLPLPELLEAQFYRLAYWRAARTDLNYRRFFTISDLIAIRVERPEVFAATHATVLRLLEEGVADGLRVDHPDGLADPAGYLRQLARASGGRWTVVEKILQPDEPLPADWECAGTTGYDALDRIDGLFTDPAGAAALDAFHRDYTGADDDRGGRWTPTVRRAAYRVVTRDLAAEVARLRRAAQRALAGVPGAEPYAPEVLDDAIRELLVRVPVYRPYVPAGGPAGPVDEAMLERAAREASAVLPPELGGAVDVVRDLALARPAAGTGTDAGDFTVRFAQVASALHAKSVEDTAFYRYTPLLPLCEVGRDPGRPATAPADFHAFCARLQRDWPATGTVLSTHDTKRSADLRLRLAVLTELPEVWQEWMEQREAREAELDCPPAPDRQLRYTAYQTGVGLGFCHPDRMVPAVLKAAREAGLHTTWTEQDEAYEKAVTDFVENGPCGVQVYDVGEFAARLDPYATANSLGAALLHLTMPGVPDVYQGTEFPVHTLVDPDNRAPMTRPVDGTLRFGVDETLDGLLSGQQPHDAGRRKLRLTAVALRLRRDHPLWYGPGGGYEPLAADGPAADHCVAFVRGGGALTAVTRLSRRLEQAGGWRDTALPLPPGSWRNRLGTGTYQGRVRLAELFADSPVALLTC